One Bemisia tabaci chromosome 4, PGI_BMITA_v3 genomic window, aagcTCCCTCAAAATTTCTGTTTACAAATAAGGAATGAGCGGTCGCCAGGTCTTTGTGTGCAAAAAACATTGTCAGTAGCAGTAATTTTCTACGTCTTATTAATGATCTTTCATGAAGTAACAGCAATTGACGAACCAAGAGTTTGAGGGGAACCATGCAGACTTTGAAATGCACTTGTTGTTGCAAATCCGCAGACACCAAGCACGCCGTGTCAGTTCGTTGACGAAGATCTGCGGAACCATGGCTTCAAATCACAAATGATGTCTCCTAAATTCCCTGgttctttttccattttatgCTTATTAATGACTTTGAGTATGGACTTAAGCGCTTATTTTTCATACTTGCAGTTCACTTTTAGAAATGAATTTTACACTGTCAAAAAGTTTTGATCCCAAATCAATGTCATTTATTTGGAAGGTATGATACTGCAGTAAGAATGACTGATATCTTCCAACTAAGCAGTCGCGTATAATCCTCACAATTCATTCAATTGAGTGTCTGGACAAATGAATGTCTCAGTTCCATTCTACTCCTACAAACTTACTGAGGTACAGAAAAAACAAACTTACGGTAAATCTCTGTCAGGTGGAGGCCGATCTGGCATATCTCTGTCTGGCATTCCACGGTCCGGCATTCCGCGGTCTGGCATTCCTCGATCTGGCATTCCTCTATTTGGCATACCTCTGTCTGGCATTCCTCGGTCAGGGTGTCCCGGGGGGCCTCTGTCAAATTTTCGGTCTGGTGGTCCACCTCGTCCAAAGGAGTTGCCTTTGAAAAACTCATCACGTTCCATAAAGGGACCATCTTGGGGATCATGACCTCCACCCATGTCATTGCCTCCCATATCTCCGCCTCCTCGTCCACCTCCTCTACCTCCTCGGCCACCTCTAAACCGAAAAGGAGGAGGACCTCCATAACTGTAAATGAAGAAAGGCTATgattaaaaagaggaaaactcaTTGTTAGAGAACAATATTTGAGGTAGAATAGGTGGCAAGGGTTTATAAAGCCAAGTCATGGAGAAAATTCTGAGACATTTGACgggttttttgaaaacttcttccTGAAAATTAAAGGAGAGTAAAATAATACTATTTCATCATGAGGGACTTGATGTGAAAAAATGCCAGGCCCCAGAGCCATGTCTGACAACTACAAAATGAGAAGTTGAAATATCACACAGTATCCCTGCCTCAAAGGTTTTAAATTTCGCAATTCAGATttcaaactctttttttttttttttttttgcttcttcaaAACGGAGAGAAATCTAGGTTCCAGCAAATACTGCTCGCATGTGCCAAGAATGAGCGGCCAGTCCCAGCCGCAAGTAACTGACAGAGGAATCAAGAAGGGCGCCCGCACCCGGCACACACGAGATTGAGGCATGCTTGGTCAGTGGCGCACAAGTGGGTTCAAACCCTGAATAAAAACCTCTGCAACCCGCACCCCCCTACCCCCACCCAGGGCACAAGGACTGGTGGTTCTCCCGACGAGCAATCCCAACCAGACGACTTCGAAGTTTGAGGACTTTCAAAAATTAGGttgatattttttgaataaGACATCAAATgctttcaaggactgtaaaatggtgttaaattttaataaattccaATCGATCATTCTTTTAGCCTttcttcaagtaaaaaaaaaaaaatacataatttgggTGATTACAGGGCAGATTTTTCAAAGCATTCTTGTTCAGCCTTTCCTTTTTTATAGTCGAAAGAGATTACTTTCTCACAAGTATACAATGTGCCTTTGGCACCAAGGACGAATGCTTCTTGTACTAATGTTCTCTTAGCTACAGTCAGacaagtttcaaaaataaagatggTGATGACAAACACCAAAGTAAAGGCATGACAATGGAGTATGGGTCATGCCTTAAAAAAACAAGAGAATTTGGAGCTAGGTGAGATTACTTACCCTGCTCCTCTGCCTCTACCCCCTCCGTCTCCTTGAGAATCTCTCCACGGGCGTTTGGCCCCTCTATCGTCCATCCTTGGTCGAATTCCAGGTCGATTATCCATCttctaaaataaattaagtaagtctgcaaaaaaaaaaaaaaaaaaaaaaaaaaaacccatatgGTCACTTCGTAAAATGAACTACTGCATAAGGTGCAAATATAAGTATTATAATGTACATTATTacattaaaattggcaatagagaATAGATTGACAGTTATTTTCATTCCAATTACAAGCTATTTGTCCTATATCCATCGAGGATTGACCACAGGCTATGACGCAACTGTGCACAGCAATGTAAACTGTTCTACAGTGCATGACagtcaaaagtaaacaaatgccaACTTTCCTGCAGCAAGTTCTACAAGAACGCTCTTATTCTTTGATCTACTGATAAATTTTCATTGCTTTAACTGAGGGTTAAAATTTGTAGGTATGTTGTATGAACGACTCAGACTGTAAAGCTCTCTCATCAATAGTTAAAATAAATGTCAGATTTGATTTAAATCAACGCTTATCTATGGTGCCATATAGATACATGAATAAAGTTGTCCGATGGTGCTGCATCAAGGCTGCGCATAgttcacgccaaataagtttacgcacttctagactgcgacagaaaaTCGTCTGACGTCTTTCACAAGTAAAATATATGGAAGAATTAAGATGGCAGATCATCTATCACAACCTAGCTGtacgtaaacttatttggtatGGACTCCAGACACTCGTCAGGACATAGAACGCGCAACCTCTAACCTCCGAGTTCTAAAAAGTAAGACCGCATGGAGGCTGCGTTTCCAGAATTGTGAGCAGTAACTTAATCTAATCTGAATTCTTCACAAGAGAAGAGACTTATCAATATAACAACAACGGAGTTGTAGAAAGCTTGCAAAGAATAATTGCAATTATGTAGGAATGGAGGAAATACATACTACTTACAGCTTAGCTTAAGGGTCAGACTGTGTTGCGCTCCCAGAAATATGGGAAAACGTTCTTCTACGGCAAGTGAATAATGAAAGAAACCTTTTTAAAGTTCACAGGTTGCGCTCGACCACACTCTCGGACTTAGAATCTAAATcctaaaacttaaaaatgacaaaaaaagcgACATTTCACTAAACTCGCCGGTTTACTAGTAAACAAGAACGCCATTATGCTCGTGTTCATACAGGAGTGCAACTtcgaagtaaaaaaattaatgttactTCAATCAAAACTTTACCGTCATTGAAAGCCAATGATCATTAAAATAGGTATGGATTCGTGTAATTTTGAGttactaaaatttttaaacccGCGTACCTCTGTTAAATAAATGACGCCTGCGATTAATTTTTCCGCTATATTTATGGTCTATCAATTTTCCAAACAAACTTTTTCTCTGCAGCAACCGCGACAGAACTGAGGTGTCAGCcaatgaaagaaaagaaactatCATTCTCTGACACGCGCGAAAATTTAAATGATGAGTTAGAAAGCAAGTTCCTGAATAATCGGGGATATGGATCGTGGTCTTCGAAAATTTCcgcttttcaattatttttttcaaatgatgacAGTTTGCTGACTTTTCTCGAtacttcaaaaatattcttgacaggacgaaaataaatcaaaagaaatgcTACGCAAAGATGTTCAATGAGACCTGTGAAATAAACTGGCACAAGACAGCTAACGAAGAATGATGATGATATTGATGATGTGCACATATCTGCATATTCTCCGTGAAAAAACCTTCTCAACTATTTATGGTACATTTCAGCAGCCTTGCAACATGATATTTTGTAATCATTTCTAACATGATGCCCTGcggtcaattttaaaaaatgtgacaGCAAAAGTGCATCATCGCAAACCGCGGGTACATGATTTGGTGATTTCACCATTAAATAATGAGACTGGTGAATCAAAGTATTCTCATGGAACacgagaaaatgatgaactggCATCAAAAACTGCAAGCTTTTGCAGACAGcattaaaaatagtgaataagAAACATGATTAAAAGAGAAATACTTACTAATTAATTATTCTTAATCCTACGTTTGTAAGTGGCAGCCGTGTTTCTTCCTATCATTATGGTATTTTTTGTGAACTCTACATTTTGCTCCATAAAAATTGTTCTATTCACAAAAACTGGTACATGATGGGTGCAAACTAAGGTTATTTTAGAAATCAGCGACGAAAACTGCTCTGGTAATAACAGCAAATCTGAGATTCATCCCCATCTAAGTTATGCAGTCAACTGATCGAATCTACctgataaattattaaaataaaatatttttcagtttatttggAGTTTTTTAAGAGGAGGAGAGCAACATATCTCAATCCAAGTCCACATAGGGCTAGTATCGTGTAATTCTGAATGCTACATAATGCCAACAAGGATGTAAATCTCTTCCAATTGCATATCAGTTTTACAGAGAGaataagtaattttttaatcGCATACCTCAGAAAACAAAAACCCTCACCTGAGTTGCGGTGTCTTTTGATTCGACACAGTGTTTAATCACTGTATGAAGAGTGTTTTTCTACGTAGTACTATACAATAACACAGGAACCAACAGGAGATAAGCGAATTAGCATTGGAATACTTGTTAAATGAgctacttaatttttaattttggttttttgtagGGAGCAGAACTTAATAGTTAGTTATCTGAGCATTTCTATCTGACAATGAGACGATCATCATTAGTTCAGCTTGCAGGCGAGCTCAAACGTTGTGCACTCATTTATGAATGCTCATTAATCATAAATTACATCAAATGAGATATGTGCTCACTTTAAGAGCACATGTCATACAAGATTTGAAAATTCCTTGCTTCCCTGATGAAAGAATGTAACTGCATACTCTTCCAGAGGgaggttgcaaaattcactcaaaggattaagtttttacaagaatgtgccTGTGCAATTTAGGTACAAAATTATTCTGATTCTTGCACGAGATCACAAAAAAATCAGTGCAATTTTTAGTTGAAGATGCCTGAGATTCtcatggtaaaaatgcaatttataatgggtaattttggcaacatgaAAAGTAGTTACATTCTCTCTTGAGAAAGCTGACTATCAGAGGAGGGTTATGGAAGACGAGTCAACAATAAGGCCTCAAGTGTGTTGATTCTCCAAGCAGCAGTTTTCTGCACGCACGGTAACATACAACATACGTAAGACCATTGCTACCTGCTAATCCAGATAAGACAGATCAGAAAAACGAAACCGCCCTTGTTTCTGAAGCCTTTCTTCCAGAACCCTTTCTGATTGAATTTGTTGAATCATTGAGACGTTGTTCTACCACCGATTGCTAGATTAATCTTCTTGGTGAAGCAAAACTTAACATCCTATTCATCAGGAATTTATCGCTTAAAGAGTAAATTTCATAAGTAGTCTAAAAACGATACACTTGACAAGACAATCAAGTTTCAATTGAAGACGACATGGGTGGGCTACAAAATGAACTTCTCTACAATAAAATAGTCGTGCAAGTTATTtcgcttcaaaaatgaattgctGGTTCAATTGGGTTTTGATCTAATGCGTAGGTGGGACTAATTATCCGGCAGAAAGAGAAAACTGAGAtccgattaaaaataaacaaaaattttatttttatcaaggtgtaaaaatgtacaaaacagtctacttcttcttcttctttttggagGCTTTTGATGATGTCGTTGAGGACTCGCTGAGCAACCTCTTTCGCTTCTTTTccaacttcttctttttagcTGCGTCACGGGCACGTTTTCCTACTATTCTAAGGTATGCCTTCTTCTGCTCTTTGATCTTCTTGATCTGCCTGGTCTTCAGGGCCATTAATCTACGTTTGCGCTGAAAACaaggagaagagaaagaatGAATGATGGGAAGACGGTTATGTTAAAGACACCAGTAAGTactgccacagaatttaaaacatgattctCTTCTGACATTTAcctgacaatggaccactagacaaggtacgaatttaagcaatctgatacaagtttcttaaccagaattttgtgtaaaacacgattcgcacaacaaaaattacttaaaccaactcctaacgaagatattaacatttgtatttcacattggttacgaggaatttaaactgcccgttcacaagaaaatcaaagctctatgtgagtcaaatcgcgcactacaatggtttcagcaagcttctctatcgagcaatgttcatttctcaccatgtgttgttcaaactataagcaatttgctacagctaagccaaagcgtcaagactgaagttgccagatttttatatcgcagagactgtcatgataatgtttagcgcgcgatgtgaatcttATAGAGCATTGaattttaatgagcgggtggtttaaattcaaGCATTAGGAATTATTAAATATcgttgtaaggagttgatttcggtaatttttgttgtccAAAtcgttttttaattgaaattttggttgagaaacatgtatcagaatgctgaaattcgtaccttgtctagtggtccattgaagatgtgccagatggttaagaagacataatttgaaatagttttcggcAAAATTTATTTGCTCCAACATCAAACCCACTCTAGAGAGCAAATAGAAACTTAACAATTTATCTGACACTTGATGTTACTTCATGACATTTGCAGGTTTTCCCCGAATGTGGCAGACCTGACCTAAGTATCTCggataagaaaatgaaaattggatCAAACTACACATCCTGAAGTTCATTTGAGGTACGTAATTGTACCTCGCATTCCACTGTTGCTGTGACCAAACCAGGTCCAGAGGTGCCAACAGCCACCCATGATGCGGATCAGAATTCAGGGTAGATCAGTGACTTTAGCAATGAGACAGAAGATTCATTATATTGATTCTAGCATACAATACATCTTCTGATGCACATTCTCAAACTTATTGAATGTGAACTCCTCTTGAGAAATGACCAGTATCTATTGGAGGttaacattcaaaatttgcaagaaaaaaatagtaaaaactgtgcATTTGAAAATTGATGCCAGATTTTCTTTGTTGCTCGAAACACTTACAGATTCAGTTTTGACAATATTTAGATGTTTTCTGATAAGATATTCTCTGCAACCTCTCAAGTATTACACACTTCAACAAGCAATTTTCAAGGGTCGAGAAAATCAGGTCTGAAATATTAATGTATCACCATTGGATCTGGCACTTTCATACATAGATATTCCACTGATACTTCAGTGGATACAGGTCTAAACGTGACTAAGCTACCAGACAAGGTGTAAATAGAACAGAATATTGCAGGACAGAAGAAATTGTGTTTCTggaatgtttttctttctttgtcgacacaaaacaataaaagaaaatgGCTCTTGTATTTTGTCCAATCGGCTCTGCTTACCTACTTTGACAAGACTATTGGGTTCGAAACAATCTCATAAGCCAGAATTTTGACTTAGGATTTAAGTAAGCGATTTGTGGAAATTTTATACTGGTTTTTACCTGTAATCTCTCAGGAGTGATTAGCCGTTGGATTTTAGGGGACTTTGTCCTGGGCTTCTTTCCTTCTTTAACTGGCAGGGGTCTTTTGATGACAAAGCTTCTGACATCATCTTCTTTAGTTAAATTGAAAAGCTTTCGGATTTTAGAAGCACGCTTTGGTCCTAACCGGCGAGGAATAGAGATGTCGGTGAGGCCAGGAATGTCCTGAAAATAAAAGTCAACTTTTAGAGGAGGCACTGCTTTCAAACAGAGGATGTTGACAAttgagaaaattaggcaacgggCAAGAAAAAGGGAATGATTGGACTGCGTTTAATATAATGAACCGAGCCAAATCTAcctgggcaatttatttttacaagaggacatttgtgcaaattcctttgaaaattttaaggaatttgcttcatgctgtgcaaaaaattcactgaatacTGCTctaaaatccacacaaccgtttacatgtaaaaaattaaaaagtccaatttttgtcaacagctgatgtggcttgggtcCTTTTTACTTTACGTGGTCCAATTGGTCAATGCAGAATGGGGATGAATTCCTGAACCTGAAAAACCGTGTTGCCAAAAGTAGATTTCCTGACAGGTAACAGAGTTATGTGTGACAGATTATTAGATGGATTAAGGCATAATTATCTGTGCGTGAGGACACGTGCTAACTCAATTCAATGGATCAAGGATATTCATTGGACATAAAAAGCCTGCGGAGTTTTTGGTAGGTGATAATGATAGGGGAATCATCACTCCCTGCTTGCGTAAAAATTGCTGTAAATCTAAAAAGCCCCTCCCTCCAAAATTATCAAATTGGGACTACTAAGTAGAAGTGCATTTATCATGAGTCAAGTCGTAAACTGAGAAGCAGAGGCCTCCTGAATCCTGACTCCAGAAAGTATGAACATGCGAGACAACTTAAATTAAGCTAGACTTCCAgctagttttcttcaaaaacgaaTACAATGCAGATAAAAGGCTAATTTGGCATTGGTGCTGCAAGTTGCAAACTTTCCTCTGTATGAATAGAAACTAATTTCATTAAAGCTTCCCCAAGAGACTAGAAATTAGAAAAACTTATTTGCCCCTTAAATGAACTGTTCTGCTACCAAACCacaagtttctgaaaaatccaACAGGGTTTTTACAACTACACCAATTTTCTCATGGGTTCTCTCAATTTATAGGACCCAGACAGTGGTGTGGTCAGCAGCCGGCTTGTTGAAACTTTAGCTGGCTTTGTCGGCAAAATaagacaggacatagccctatctgctccatgcaataaatcgattttcgattcttgtcataccataaatttcaacaaccgGGCTGCAGGTAGTTTTTTCACACCTGCTTCCTCCAAACAAGGTGTATGATTAATTCAAGTAGGTCTAAAATAATGTTCTACtaaattttttcagtacttacCTCAGCTCCTTTTTTGACTATCT contains:
- the RpS6 gene encoding small ribosomal subunit protein eS6, whose protein sequence is MKLNVSYPATGCQKLFEIVDDHKLRIFYERRMAQEVPMDTVGDEWKGYVARITGGNDKQGFPMKQGILTNGRVRLLMKKGHSCYRPRRDGERKRKSVRGCIVDANLSVLALKIVKKGAEDIPGLTDISIPRRLGPKRASKIRKLFNLTKEDDVRSFVIKRPLPVKEGKKPRTKSPKIQRLITPERLQRKRRLMALKTRQIKKIKEQKKAYLRIVGKRARDAAKKKKLEKKRKRLLSESSTTSSKASKKKKKK